In Chryseobacterium lactis, a single genomic region encodes these proteins:
- a CDS encoding PIG-L deacetylase family protein: MNRVVVVAPHADDEIIGCGATIARHIKSGDEVTVVIATNASIGAPELFTASQIKNVRSEAIAAHQFLGVKETIFLEFPAPALNSFPEFKISLELSEIFQRIKPTHLYIPHPGDIHQDHKAIYRASLVAARPQGENKISNIYCYETLSETEWTPMQEKAFVPNHFVNVTDVFSKKTEAMNFFGSQIKKFPHSRSIEAFEALAMYRGATVGVERAEAFSVERQLVI, translated from the coding sequence ATGAATAGAGTAGTTGTAGTAGCGCCACATGCTGATGATGAAATAATTGGATGCGGAGCCACCATTGCCAGGCATATTAAATCGGGAGATGAAGTTACAGTTGTTATTGCAACCAATGCTTCTATAGGTGCGCCAGAGCTTTTCACTGCGAGCCAAATAAAAAATGTTCGTTCAGAAGCTATTGCAGCACATCAGTTTTTAGGAGTAAAAGAAACAATTTTTTTAGAGTTTCCTGCGCCTGCACTTAATTCTTTTCCAGAATTTAAGATTTCTTTAGAACTCTCTGAAATATTTCAAAGAATTAAACCAACTCATTTATATATTCCTCATCCCGGTGATATCCATCAAGATCATAAAGCAATCTATCGTGCTTCATTAGTTGCCGCAAGACCGCAAGGAGAGAATAAGATTTCAAATATTTATTGTTATGAAACCCTTTCAGAAACAGAATGGACTCCTATGCAGGAAAAAGCATTTGTACCAAACCATTTTGTAAATGTTACAGATGTTTTTTCAAAAAAGACGGAAGCTATGAATTTTTTTGGCTCACAAATAAAAAAATTCCCTCATTCTCGTTCTATAGAGGCTTTTGAAGCATTAGCTATGTATAGAGGAGCTACTGTGGGCGTAGAAAGAGCAGAAGCTTTTTCGGTTGAAAGACAGTTAGTTATCTAG
- a CDS encoding formyltransferase family protein: MCKVLVIGAVNTTAKIIQKLVDHNLHVVGVLGHEPKNKDKVSGWADLSLLSSTFNIDYKGFTKINDDANLKWALEAKPDIIFAVGFSQLLHEQWFSISKLGCIGFHPTMLPLGRGRAPLAWITLEQTYGSASFFLMGKGADDGPIFSQSIFKVEENDDAGSVETKILKHIDVALDQWLPELKKGFWNPIPQAEYLASYYGVRKEEDGLINWNDNAGSINRLIKAASRPHPGAYTYCKDEKLTIWSSRIEKEIQFKGVIGRVLLKNDEGKLLIQTGQGLVWIEDYEFVDQEISINVGDKLGYNIEDEIYKIKKDLKKLKDE, translated from the coding sequence ATGTGTAAAGTATTAGTAATAGGAGCCGTAAATACGACTGCAAAGATTATTCAGAAATTAGTAGACCATAATCTGCATGTTGTGGGGGTTTTGGGGCACGAACCCAAAAATAAGGACAAAGTTTCCGGATGGGCTGATTTGTCTCTGTTATCATCAACATTCAATATTGACTATAAGGGATTTACCAAAATTAATGATGATGCCAATCTTAAATGGGCTTTAGAAGCCAAACCAGATATTATTTTTGCTGTTGGTTTCTCTCAGTTATTACATGAACAATGGTTTTCTATTTCTAAATTAGGCTGTATAGGTTTTCATCCTACCATGCTTCCTCTTGGAAGAGGAAGAGCACCCTTAGCCTGGATTACATTAGAACAAACATATGGTTCAGCTTCATTTTTTTTGATGGGAAAAGGTGCAGATGATGGACCAATTTTTAGCCAGTCAATATTTAAGGTTGAAGAAAATGATGATGCGGGAAGTGTAGAAACAAAAATATTAAAACATATAGATGTTGCATTGGATCAATGGTTACCGGAACTGAAAAAAGGATTTTGGAACCCAATTCCACAAGCTGAATATCTTGCTTCTTACTATGGAGTACGAAAAGAAGAAGATGGACTCATTAACTGGAATGATAATGCTGGTAGTATTAATAGACTGATTAAAGCCGCATCAAGACCGCATCCTGGAGCTTACACTTATTGCAAAGATGAAAAACTGACTATTTGGTCATCAAGGATAGAAAAAGAAATTCAATTCAAGGGAGTCATTGGAAGGGTTTTGCTCAAAAACGATGAAGGTAAACTTCTTATACAAACTGGACAAGGTCTCGTATGGATTGAAGATTATGAATTTGTTGATCAGGAAATTTCCATTAATGTTGGGGATAAGTTAGGGTACAATATCGAAGACGAAATTTATAAAATAAAAAAAGATTTAAAAAAATTAAAAGATGAATAG